A stretch of Elusimicrobiota bacterium DNA encodes these proteins:
- a CDS encoding MotA/TolQ/ExbB proton channel family protein, producing the protein MLFLFKRLALLGDVWVLWVLLAASVLSLGVAVERWLLFRRSRVDFPAFLGRFRGLLEKGDFTGGRQWARSIPALEARVALAGLDHFPLGSDSVTEAMAAQMVLERSLLERRLVFLGTLGNNAPFIGLFGTVLGIIKAFNDLGAAGQGGVAVVMAGISSALIATAFGILVALPAVMANNYFQTAIRRRLANAQGVAHTVQLFAKSRRAAEAPTPDFTTVP; encoded by the coding sequence ATGTTGTTCCTCTTTAAACGCCTGGCGCTATTGGGCGACGTGTGGGTGTTGTGGGTCCTTTTGGCGGCGAGCGTCCTTTCGCTGGGAGTGGCCGTGGAACGTTGGCTTCTTTTCCGCCGGTCGCGGGTGGACTTTCCCGCGTTTTTGGGACGGTTCCGCGGGTTGTTGGAAAAGGGCGATTTCACCGGCGGACGTCAATGGGCCCGGTCGATCCCGGCCCTGGAAGCCCGGGTGGCCTTGGCGGGATTGGACCATTTCCCGCTGGGCTCCGATTCCGTGACGGAGGCGATGGCGGCGCAAATGGTCCTGGAAAGATCCCTGCTGGAACGGCGCCTGGTGTTCCTGGGAACCCTGGGCAACAACGCGCCCTTCATCGGTCTCTTCGGCACCGTTCTCGGCATTATCAAGGCCTTCAACGACCTGGGGGCCGCCGGGCAGGGGGGAGTGGCCGTCGTGATGGCGGGGATTTCCTCCGCGTTGATCGCCACGGCGTTCGGCATCCTGGTGGCGCTGCCCGCGGTCATGGCCAACAACTATTTCCAAACGGCGATCCGTCGGCGGCTGGCCAACGCCCAGGGGGTGGCGCACACCGTTCAGCTATTCGCCAAAAGCCGGCGAGCCGCCGAGGCGCCGACCCCGGACTTTACGACGGTGCCGTAA
- a CDS encoding proline dehydrogenase family protein, with product MATSMERLSGRVESLGRELLRRSAEFRSPLFSRNGLTEKLLDAGMNHRALRRALLTFLDVSPTLANNAEVKGKLLDLLEESAAPGWIARWIPANLLAPGLRFGLRWMAERFIAGETIEEAGPRLEALRREGSDVLLDVLGEGLTSARSSEEHVGRYLDLLAHLPRPHISIKVSALAPFFGPLNEAALVEARERLRRVARAAQKQPGAFLWIDMEQHSLKSRIFQVYRDLLDEKEFSGFDGLGLAVQAYLRETARDLEDLKSWSLARGRRTPVRLVKGAYWDQENLWAAKAGWPVPVWPHKHRTDREFEALSAFLLENPEAFRPAFGTHNARSLAVVLALAEDRGLAPGDVEFQTLFGMAEETRRALNAMGQRTRVYTPYGGLVPGMAYLVRRVLENTANESFLRQSHRRAGPALLLRPPAAETAEESAPGENRGFVNEPLTDWSRPENRGRMADSLAREASSAPSPGGGAGDPGAALERAANAAEAWGRRTVRDRADRLRAAAREMRRRRFELAAKIVREVGKTWVEADADVAEAVDFIEYYTAEAERLDVPPALPSLPGLRNRMVHRPLGPGVVIAPWNFPLAIPCGMTVAALVTGNTVVLKPAEQAPGIARELVDLLSTVCPPGVIQLVPGPGETVGAALVKDPRTQFIAFTGSDDTARHIRQDAADAPFAKRLILETGGKNAIFVDADADLDLALAGVIDSAFGYSGQKCSACSRLILHEKIRERFLAQFLELVAALRVGDPADPSTQVGPLIDDAAFRKVRGYVELGKAEGRLLTPEKADAAARLVWPAVMELTSPRARSAQEEIFGPVVAVFTAGSAPDAFEIMNATRFALTAGVFTRSSETKALFGRSVVAGVKYVNRKITHASVGLIPFGGTRASGTGTHAGGPFTLLQFLRQEVQIEEPPHYEIDLP from the coding sequence ATGGCGACGTCGATGGAACGATTGTCGGGGCGCGTGGAATCCCTGGGGCGGGAACTCCTCCGCCGGTCCGCGGAATTCCGTTCCCCTCTTTTCTCGCGGAATGGGCTGACGGAAAAGCTGTTGGACGCCGGGATGAACCACCGGGCCCTGCGGCGGGCCCTCCTGACTTTTTTGGACGTGAGCCCGACCCTCGCGAACAACGCCGAAGTCAAAGGAAAACTTTTGGATCTATTGGAAGAGTCGGCCGCCCCCGGCTGGATCGCCCGGTGGATTCCGGCGAATCTTCTGGCCCCGGGGCTCCGCTTCGGCCTGCGGTGGATGGCCGAACGTTTCATCGCGGGCGAAACCATCGAGGAGGCCGGTCCCCGCCTGGAGGCCCTTCGCCGCGAAGGGTCGGACGTGCTCTTGGACGTCCTGGGCGAAGGGCTCACCTCCGCGCGCTCCTCCGAGGAGCACGTGGGCCGCTACCTGGACCTTCTGGCCCACCTCCCGCGCCCCCATATTTCGATCAAAGTGTCCGCCCTGGCGCCTTTTTTCGGCCCGCTGAACGAGGCGGCCCTGGTGGAAGCCCGGGAGCGTCTGCGGCGGGTGGCGCGCGCCGCCCAAAAACAGCCGGGGGCTTTTCTTTGGATCGACATGGAGCAACACAGCCTGAAGAGCCGGATCTTTCAGGTCTATCGGGATTTGCTCGACGAAAAGGAATTTTCCGGTTTTGACGGCCTGGGCCTGGCGGTGCAGGCCTATCTTCGGGAGACGGCCCGCGATTTGGAGGACCTGAAGTCCTGGTCCCTGGCCCGGGGACGGCGGACGCCGGTTCGCCTCGTGAAAGGCGCTTACTGGGACCAGGAAAACCTTTGGGCGGCCAAAGCGGGCTGGCCGGTGCCCGTCTGGCCCCATAAACACCGAACCGATCGGGAATTCGAGGCCCTGTCGGCTTTCCTTCTGGAAAATCCCGAGGCTTTCCGGCCGGCCTTCGGCACCCACAACGCCCGAAGCCTCGCCGTCGTCCTGGCCCTGGCGGAGGACCGGGGATTGGCCCCGGGGGACGTGGAATTTCAAACGCTCTTCGGCATGGCCGAGGAAACCCGCCGGGCGCTGAACGCCATGGGACAACGAACCCGGGTCTACACCCCCTACGGAGGCCTGGTTCCCGGGATGGCTTATCTGGTCCGGCGGGTGCTGGAAAACACGGCGAACGAATCCTTTCTGCGCCAATCCCATCGCCGCGCGGGCCCCGCCCTTCTGCTCCGGCCGCCCGCGGCGGAGACCGCGGAGGAGAGCGCCCCCGGGGAGAATCGGGGGTTCGTCAACGAGCCCTTGACGGATTGGTCGCGTCCGGAAAACCGCGGACGCATGGCGGATTCCTTGGCCCGCGAGGCGTCGTCGGCGCCCTCCCCCGGCGGAGGCGCCGGGGATCCCGGCGCGGCGCTGGAACGTGCGGCCAACGCCGCGGAGGCCTGGGGGCGCCGAACCGTGCGGGATCGGGCCGACCGCTTGCGGGCGGCGGCCCGGGAAATGCGGCGGCGCCGTTTCGAGCTGGCGGCCAAAATCGTCCGCGAAGTGGGGAAAACCTGGGTCGAAGCCGACGCCGATGTGGCGGAAGCCGTGGACTTCATCGAGTATTACACCGCCGAGGCCGAACGCCTGGACGTTCCGCCGGCTCTTCCGTCTCTCCCGGGGCTGCGGAACCGGATGGTCCACCGGCCCCTGGGGCCGGGCGTGGTCATCGCTCCGTGGAATTTCCCCCTGGCCATTCCCTGCGGGATGACCGTGGCGGCTCTCGTCACGGGCAACACCGTCGTCCTTAAACCGGCGGAGCAGGCCCCCGGGATTGCCCGGGAGCTCGTGGACCTGTTGTCGACGGTGTGCCCGCCCGGGGTGATTCAGCTCGTTCCCGGGCCCGGGGAAACGGTCGGCGCGGCCCTGGTGAAAGACCCCCGAACCCAGTTCATCGCCTTCACGGGGTCGGACGACACCGCCCGACACATCCGTCAAGACGCGGCCGACGCGCCTTTCGCAAAACGACTGATCCTGGAGACGGGCGGCAAGAACGCCATCTTCGTCGACGCGGACGCCGATCTGGACCTCGCCCTGGCCGGCGTGATCGACTCCGCTTTCGGCTACAGCGGTCAAAAATGCAGCGCCTGTTCCCGATTGATTCTTCACGAAAAAATCCGGGAGCGTTTCCTGGCCCAATTTCTGGAGTTGGTGGCGGCTCTCCGGGTGGGGGATCCCGCGGACCCCTCGACCCAGGTGGGCCCGCTGATCGACGATGCGGCGTTCCGGAAGGTGCGGGGCTACGTCGAATTGGGGAAAGCGGAGGGGCGATTGCTCACGCCGGAAAAGGCGGACGCCGCCGCGCGGCTGGTGTGGCCGGCGGTGATGGAGTTGACGTCGCCCCGGGCCCGGTCGGCCCAGGAGGAGATTTTCGGTCCCGTGGTCGCGGTGTTCACCGCGGGAAGCGCGCCGGACGCCTTTGAAATCATGAACGCGACGCGCTTCGCTTTGACGGCCGGGGTCTTTACGCGGTCGTCAGAGACCAAGGCGCTTTTCGGCCGGTCCGTCGTCGCCGGGGTCAAATACGTGAACCGGAAAATCACCCACGCGAGCGTGGGCCTCATCCCCTTCGGGGGAACCCGGGCCTCGGGCACCGGTACGCACGCGGGCGGCCCGTTCACCCTCCTCCAATTCCTTCGCCAAGAAGTTCAAATCGAAGAACCGCCCCACTACGAAATCGATTTGCCGTGA
- a CDS encoding biopolymer transporter ExbD yields MQNENDADGVVTGINVTPLVDIMMVLLIVFMVTAHFASEGALKIHLPAAAAADAASAPSLRVTLNAKGEAFLLEHRVDANGLRENLEREARANPAVRVTLAADQSLSYREIVALLDLIKKAGVSRVALAAQP; encoded by the coding sequence GTGCAAAACGAGAACGACGCCGACGGGGTTGTCACGGGGATCAACGTGACGCCGTTGGTGGACATTATGATGGTGTTGTTGATCGTTTTCATGGTCACGGCGCATTTTGCCTCCGAGGGGGCCTTGAAGATCCATTTGCCGGCCGCCGCCGCGGCGGACGCCGCCTCGGCGCCGAGCCTGCGCGTGACCTTGAACGCGAAGGGGGAGGCGTTCCTGCTCGAACACCGGGTGGACGCGAACGGCCTTCGGGAGAATTTGGAGCGGGAAGCGCGGGCCAACCCCGCGGTTCGGGTCACCCTGGCGGCCGATCAGAGCCTGTCCTACCGGGAAATCGTGGCCCTCTTGGATCTGATCAAGAAAGCCGGCGTTTCCCGGGTGGCCTTGGCCGCCCAGCCGTGA
- a CDS encoding energy transducer TonB, with protein sequence MRRLAAGVGVSTAVHAAVGGLLLWFLAGDPPLPIVAELDLSMGSLLSPAPSSGGGTPARLDSWREGAKTPKETAPPPSPPAAEPEPDGSAGGEATATAGAGGNGPGGYFSVANVARKPVWVANRIFASDYPYVARQKGRDGRVVVAVWIGVDGGVVDVRLLEGAYEALNEVALRKVKGARFTPARDASGRAVPCRVTLPISFELR encoded by the coding sequence GTGAGACGATTGGCGGCGGGGGTGGGGGTGTCGACCGCCGTCCACGCGGCGGTCGGCGGGTTGCTCCTGTGGTTCCTGGCCGGGGACCCCCCGCTGCCGATCGTCGCGGAGTTGGATTTGTCGATGGGGAGCCTTCTGTCCCCGGCGCCTTCGAGCGGCGGCGGGACGCCCGCTCGCCTCGATTCCTGGCGGGAGGGGGCGAAGACCCCAAAAGAAACAGCGCCTCCGCCCTCCCCGCCCGCGGCGGAGCCCGAACCCGACGGTTCCGCCGGGGGGGAGGCGACGGCGACCGCGGGGGCCGGCGGAAACGGTCCCGGGGGGTATTTCTCGGTCGCCAACGTGGCGCGAAAGCCGGTGTGGGTGGCGAACCGGATTTTCGCCAGCGATTACCCCTACGTCGCCCGTCAGAAAGGACGCGACGGCCGCGTGGTGGTGGCGGTGTGGATCGGCGTCGACGGCGGGGTGGTGGACGTTCGGCTTTTGGAAGGGGCGTACGAGGCCTTGAACGAGGTCGCCCTCCGAAAGGTCAAAGGGGCGCGGTTCACCCCGGCGCGGGACGCGTCGGGACGCGCGGTGCCCTGTCGGGTGACGCTGCCTATTTCGTTTGAACTTCGCTGA
- a CDS encoding SDR family oxidoreductase, whose product MEKSILLTGASGGFGRLLVTELHARGHRVLAALRGGEVRGAALFPDLADSPRLKFADVDLRDPASIQHLVEKTKLHFGRQLDVLINNAGAAVLGPVEHQSLTDVRNQFDLNFFGPLALLQGLLPVLRSSRGRILNVTSLTAYTTFPFYGTYGASKHALDALTEALFYDLAESGVQVCAVEPGAYRTGFSRAALRPPLKEDVPASDKKRVRAFEDFLKTFRENSEKDPRAVSRRMADLCEARRIPLRVRIGGDAHLHWFLRKWVPDGWWVKAVEWYFRRKVFRSGNGPDR is encoded by the coding sequence ATGGAAAAATCGATCCTATTGACCGGCGCCTCCGGCGGTTTCGGCCGATTGCTGGTGACGGAATTGCACGCCCGGGGGCACCGGGTGCTGGCCGCCCTGCGGGGCGGCGAAGTCCGGGGCGCGGCGTTGTTTCCCGACCTGGCCGATTCCCCCCGGCTTAAATTCGCCGACGTCGACCTGCGGGACCCCGCTTCGATCCAACACCTGGTTGAAAAAACGAAACTCCATTTCGGACGGCAGTTGGACGTCTTGATCAACAACGCGGGGGCCGCGGTCCTGGGGCCGGTCGAACATCAATCCTTGACGGACGTCCGCAACCAATTCGATCTCAATTTTTTCGGTCCGTTGGCGCTCCTGCAGGGGCTCCTCCCCGTTCTGCGGTCCTCCCGGGGGCGGATTCTGAACGTCACCAGCCTGACGGCCTACACGACGTTTCCTTTTTACGGCACCTACGGCGCTTCCAAGCACGCCCTGGACGCCCTGACCGAGGCGCTCTTTTACGACCTCGCCGAGTCCGGCGTACAAGTCTGCGCGGTCGAGCCGGGGGCCTATCGAACCGGGTTTTCCCGGGCCGCCCTCCGGCCGCCCCTTAAGGAGGACGTCCCCGCGTCGGACAAAAAGCGGGTTCGGGCCTTTGAGGATTTCCTAAAAACCTTTCGGGAGAATTCGGAAAAAGATCCCCGGGCGGTGTCCCGGCGGATGGCGGACCTTTGCGAAGCCCGGCGGATTCCGCTCCGGGTGCGCATCGGGGGGGACGCCCATCTTCATTGGTTTCTTCGGAAGTGGGTGCCGGACGGGTGGTGGGTTAAAGCGGTGGAATGGTATTTTCGGCGGAAGGTTTTTCGCTCGGGGAACGGACCCGACCGATAA
- the lnt gene encoding apolipoprotein N-acyltransferase, translating to MKRHIPLWVGPLATAVLYVFCFPRFNAGGWLGWVVLVPFLLAIPRWPLKKALIAGGLAGFGAHLGTLYWVYPTCRWGGVGIGVSALALVSLSAYLALYWSAFAAAVKAGEEMKTARPFFLAAAWVALEYLRAHLLTGFPWLPLAGSQWLVPKHLPLAAIGGAHAVSFMVALFNGALALAIDGRLRGEKRWARPAVPALLALVGLTAWSVALWRHPPAEGPALRAAIVQGNIDQYKKWDQNYEDEIVAAYTALTRTAAQESPALIVWPETAVPGWIPNDVKYLEWVAGLAKAARIPILFGAVSRQAGRDYNAAFLMSPAGELIGQYRKRHLVPFGEYAPFQKILGRLDGVLSALGAFDAGDEASVLAGPVPLGVSVCFEGLFPGLVADFSRAGAKVLVNITNDGWYRDNAAPEQHFSANVLRAVENGRWVLRAANTGISGFINPRGEILAKTALLTAAVLPGPLTATDRPTFYVRHGDWFAGGCCLIVLLGAGKALIQKRRRPFPAASR from the coding sequence TTGAAACGCCACATTCCCCTTTGGGTCGGGCCGCTCGCCACCGCGGTTCTCTATGTTTTTTGTTTTCCGCGGTTCAACGCGGGCGGGTGGTTGGGCTGGGTCGTCCTGGTTCCGTTCCTTCTGGCGATTCCCCGGTGGCCGCTTAAAAAAGCGTTGATCGCCGGAGGCCTGGCGGGGTTCGGGGCCCATCTCGGCACCTTGTATTGGGTGTATCCCACCTGCCGGTGGGGGGGCGTCGGAATCGGGGTGAGCGCGCTGGCGTTGGTTTCCTTGTCGGCCTATCTCGCGCTCTATTGGTCGGCCTTCGCCGCCGCGGTCAAAGCGGGGGAGGAAATGAAAACCGCCCGGCCGTTTTTCCTGGCCGCCGCCTGGGTGGCGCTGGAATACCTTCGTGCCCACCTCCTGACCGGTTTCCCCTGGCTTCCCCTGGCCGGTTCCCAGTGGCTCGTTCCCAAACACCTTCCCTTGGCCGCCATCGGCGGCGCCCACGCGGTGTCCTTTATGGTGGCGCTCTTTAACGGCGCTTTGGCCCTGGCGATCGACGGCCGTCTCCGGGGGGAAAAGCGCTGGGCGCGCCCCGCCGTGCCCGCCCTGTTGGCCCTGGTGGGTTTGACCGCCTGGAGCGTCGCCCTGTGGCGGCACCCGCCGGCGGAAGGCCCCGCGCTCCGCGCCGCGATTGTGCAGGGGAACATCGACCAATACAAAAAATGGGACCAAAATTACGAGGACGAAATCGTCGCGGCCTACACCGCGCTCACCCGAACCGCCGCGCAGGAATCCCCCGCGCTCATCGTGTGGCCGGAGACCGCGGTGCCCGGCTGGATCCCCAACGACGTGAAATATCTGGAGTGGGTGGCGGGATTGGCCAAGGCGGCCCGGATCCCCATTCTCTTCGGCGCCGTCTCCCGGCAGGCGGGGCGGGATTACAACGCGGCCTTTCTCATGTCCCCGGCGGGGGAATTGATCGGCCAATACCGAAAGCGGCACTTGGTCCCTTTCGGCGAATACGCCCCGTTTCAAAAAATCCTGGGACGGTTGGACGGCGTGTTGAGCGCTTTGGGGGCTTTCGACGCCGGGGACGAGGCCAGCGTTTTGGCGGGGCCCGTGCCTCTGGGCGTGAGCGTCTGCTTTGAAGGGCTTTTCCCGGGGCTTGTCGCCGACTTTTCCCGGGCGGGGGCGAAGGTCCTGGTGAACATCACCAACGACGGCTGGTACCGCGACAACGCGGCCCCGGAACAGCATTTTTCGGCCAACGTGCTTCGGGCGGTGGAAAACGGCCGTTGGGTTCTGCGGGCCGCGAACACGGGGATCTCGGGTTTCATCAACCCCCGGGGGGAAATCCTCGCCAAAACCGCCTTGCTCACCGCCGCGGTTCTTCCCGGGCCGCTAACGGCCACGGACCGGCCGACCTTTTATGTTCGCCACGGGGATTGGTTCGCGGGGGGATGTTGTTTGATCGTTCTCCTCGGAGCCGGGAAAGCGCTGATTCAAAAAAGGCGAAGACCTTTCCCGGCGGCCTCGCGCTGA
- a CDS encoding PepSY domain-containing protein, translated as MSVPDQNASSGHARLWRWHFWAGVCLSPTLAVLAVTGLVYLFKPRVEPKLYEKWLRVPVGPAEVSVQRQWDNAQSAFPGWTAQSLIASPGAGRSTQVFLKSKEGPPLTVYVNPHDGTIVGSQRTDRTLMQLAHDLHGSLLLGRAGEIAMEMTAGWAFLLLATGLFLWWPKKGGGGGVWYPRLSLSGRGRWRDLHAVPAFYLAGLLFLFVGTGVPWTGVTGKWISQIAQATGTGSPPGFGGSPFTCDPAPGQKPLPLDRLVAVARERLPGATPTILWPKDPRKAAVIRWKAPRPMDRAYIHVDPTTGAVLADYRWKDFGWIGKFTLMSVALHEGTWLGTWNLVLNSIVGLGVLALVATGAILWWKRRPAGSWAGAPAATGREPLPAAFWALSALFFCLVPMAGASALALFGLDRILKQWRRRDVVPL; from the coding sequence ATGAGTGTTCCGGATCAAAACGCGTCCTCCGGCCACGCGCGCCTGTGGCGGTGGCATTTTTGGGCGGGCGTCTGCCTCAGCCCGACCCTGGCCGTCTTGGCCGTCACGGGGCTGGTGTATTTGTTCAAACCGCGGGTGGAGCCGAAACTGTATGAAAAATGGCTTCGGGTCCCGGTCGGACCCGCCGAAGTCTCCGTGCAACGGCAATGGGACAACGCCCAAAGCGCGTTCCCGGGCTGGACCGCCCAAAGCCTGATCGCGAGCCCCGGAGCGGGCCGTTCCACCCAGGTGTTTTTGAAATCCAAAGAGGGCCCCCCGCTCACCGTGTACGTGAACCCGCACGACGGGACCATCGTGGGCAGCCAGAGGACGGACCGCACCCTCATGCAGTTGGCCCACGATCTGCACGGGTCCCTTCTTCTCGGGCGGGCCGGGGAAATCGCCATGGAAATGACGGCGGGCTGGGCGTTCCTTCTCCTGGCGACGGGGTTGTTCCTGTGGTGGCCCAAAAAAGGCGGCGGGGGGGGCGTGTGGTATCCGCGCTTGTCCCTTTCGGGCCGGGGCCGGTGGAGGGATCTTCACGCCGTTCCGGCGTTCTACCTCGCCGGATTGCTGTTCCTCTTCGTGGGCACGGGCGTCCCTTGGACCGGCGTCACGGGAAAATGGATTTCCCAAATCGCCCAGGCGACCGGAACGGGCTCGCCGCCCGGTTTCGGCGGGTCGCCGTTCACCTGCGACCCGGCGCCGGGTCAAAAACCGCTTCCTTTGGACCGATTGGTGGCGGTCGCCCGGGAGCGGCTTCCGGGCGCCACGCCCACGATCCTTTGGCCCAAGGACCCCCGAAAGGCGGCGGTCATCCGATGGAAAGCGCCCCGACCCATGGACCGGGCGTACATCCATGTGGATCCCACCACGGGCGCCGTCCTGGCCGATTACCGGTGGAAAGATTTCGGTTGGATCGGCAAATTTACGTTGATGTCGGTGGCCTTGCACGAGGGGACGTGGCTGGGGACGTGGAACCTGGTCTTGAATTCCATCGTCGGTCTCGGCGTGTTGGCGCTGGTGGCCACGGGGGCGATCCTGTGGTGGAAGCGTCGCCCGGCCGGTTCCTGGGCGGGAGCGCCGGCCGCCACCGGGCGGGAACCCTTGCCCGCGGCTTTTTGGGCGTTGTCGGCCTTGTTTTTTTGCCTTGTTCCCATGGCGGGGGCCTCGGCCCTGGCGTTGTTCGGTCTGGATCGAATTCTAAAACAATGGAGGCGTCGCGATGTTGTTCCTCTTTAA
- a CDS encoding TonB-dependent receptor codes for MALWAAVAGGHATDDVGASTATAAAPSAPPSAGSPVGEAPEVVLEAVQVLGTRIERNPAGRTIGKVERNKIEATDAFNLREMFTTVPGVTLRQSNGPRDVTISIRGSGSKQSFAVRNIKMYEDWFPTTQSDGLSRTDINDPNAYEGIDVLRGPSSSLYDNYALGGVVNFRSRQGRDIDGVDVGSTLGSHAYSNHYVHAGGRSPGFEYSAFGSFIQGDGYIDHSAFWTGTQNLTMTFTPDEKRTIVFKYLNNDLRADVPNRLTMNQFTDNPRQEGTTSVTGVGNVSATQADQNREDRRTIVGVRYEHALTPDTGLRFLGAYDTKDINQTFATIGDNVNPNFHQYMDLTRQGTLFGKPAKHFAGVFFNYMEQEATSYRNLADWSGTRGAAQSNTRGNHRNVGGRFREEVQFTDRWSGVLGLGLESSRVTARVQTRTASEAYSRVRVERNFFNVAPEADLVFQAKPDLKFHGRVGTGYGIPGIGQLTTTPAGTTGNNGDLRPMRNVGFELGAVGNAGGTLAFDWAGYYEIFKDEFVTQSPGSGLSSFTSNAPRADHRGAEATLEWRPVAGASWSVGYTFNNHVYKKYTENISGVAFDRRGNKVPGAEEHVLNSRLGYEAGAGWGTWIEANYIAPYYINNSNTLKSLSATVWNVNAHVNRTLTKGPFKKMILFVDLRNAFDKKYIGSTVVVADALGDTPDTVRATKQGFFAGQDRSVFGGVKLTF; via the coding sequence TTGGCATTGTGGGCGGCGGTGGCGGGGGGGCACGCGACCGACGACGTCGGGGCTTCGACGGCGACGGCGGCCGCCCCGTCGGCTCCTCCGTCGGCGGGGTCCCCCGTCGGGGAGGCGCCGGAGGTGGTGCTGGAAGCCGTCCAGGTTTTGGGAACGCGCATTGAACGGAACCCGGCCGGCCGGACGATCGGTAAGGTGGAGCGAAACAAAATCGAAGCGACCGACGCCTTCAACCTCCGGGAAATGTTCACCACCGTCCCCGGGGTCACCCTGCGACAAAGCAACGGCCCGCGGGACGTCACGATCTCGATCCGCGGTTCGGGTTCGAAACAGTCCTTCGCGGTGCGGAACATCAAAATGTACGAGGATTGGTTCCCCACCACTCAATCGGACGGGTTGTCGAGAACGGACATCAACGACCCCAACGCGTACGAAGGAATCGACGTTCTCCGGGGGCCGTCGTCCTCCCTTTACGACAATTACGCGCTGGGCGGCGTCGTGAACTTCCGCTCGCGCCAGGGCCGCGACATCGACGGGGTGGACGTGGGATCCACCTTGGGGAGCCACGCCTATTCCAACCATTACGTGCACGCGGGGGGCCGCAGCCCGGGGTTCGAGTATTCGGCCTTCGGCAGTTTCATCCAAGGCGACGGGTACATCGACCACAGCGCCTTTTGGACGGGGACGCAAAACCTGACGATGACCTTCACCCCGGACGAAAAACGGACCATCGTCTTTAAATACTTAAACAACGACCTGCGCGCCGACGTTCCCAACCGGCTGACGATGAACCAATTCACGGACAACCCGCGGCAGGAGGGCACGACCAGCGTCACGGGCGTGGGCAACGTGTCCGCCACCCAGGCCGACCAGAACCGCGAAGACCGGCGAACGATCGTGGGGGTTCGCTACGAACACGCCCTCACGCCCGACACCGGGCTGCGCTTCCTGGGCGCCTACGACACCAAAGACATCAACCAGACCTTCGCGACGATCGGCGACAACGTGAACCCCAACTTCCACCAGTACATGGACCTCACGCGCCAGGGGACGTTGTTCGGCAAACCGGCCAAGCATTTCGCCGGGGTGTTCTTTAACTACATGGAGCAGGAAGCGACCAGCTACCGGAACCTCGCCGATTGGAGCGGCACCCGCGGCGCGGCGCAATCCAACACGCGCGGCAACCACCGCAACGTCGGCGGCCGTTTCCGCGAGGAGGTCCAATTCACCGACCGCTGGAGCGGCGTGCTGGGGCTCGGCCTGGAGTCCTCCCGGGTGACCGCCCGGGTTCAGACCCGAACGGCCAGCGAGGCGTACTCCCGCGTTCGCGTGGAGCGGAATTTCTTCAACGTCGCTCCCGAAGCCGACCTCGTCTTCCAGGCGAAGCCGGATTTGAAGTTTCACGGGCGGGTGGGAACCGGTTATGGAATTCCCGGCATCGGCCAATTGACGACCACGCCCGCGGGAACCACCGGCAACAACGGGGACCTCCGCCCCATGCGGAACGTCGGGTTTGAATTGGGCGCGGTCGGCAACGCGGGGGGAACGCTGGCGTTCGACTGGGCGGGCTACTACGAGATATTCAAAGACGAGTTCGTCACCCAATCGCCCGGGTCGGGGCTTTCGAGCTTCACCTCCAACGCTCCCCGGGCGGACCACCGGGGCGCGGAAGCGACCTTGGAGTGGCGGCCCGTCGCGGGGGCGTCCTGGTCGGTCGGGTACACCTTCAACAACCACGTCTACAAGAAATACACCGAAAACATCAGCGGGGTCGCCTTCGATCGCCGCGGAAACAAGGTGCCGGGCGCCGAGGAGCACGTGCTCAACTCCCGCCTGGGTTACGAGGCCGGGGCCGGGTGGGGGACGTGGATCGAGGCCAATTACATCGCTCCGTACTACATCAACAACAGCAACACGCTCAAATCCTTGAGCGCGACGGTTTGGAACGTGAACGCGCACGTCAACCGGACGCTGACCAAGGGGCCTTTTAAGAAAATGATCCTGTTCGTGGACCTGCGGAACGCCTTCGACAAGAAATACATCGGGTCGACGGTCGTGGTGGCCGACGCCCTGGGGGACACCCCCGACACGGTGCGGGCCACCAAGCAGGGGTTTTTCGCGGGCCAGGACCGGTCCGTGTTCGGCGGAGTGAAGTTGACGTTCTGA